A single region of the Globicephala melas chromosome 12, mGloMel1.2, whole genome shotgun sequence genome encodes:
- the MOGS gene encoding mannosyl-oligosaccharide glucosidase → MARGERRRRGAPADGARTAERAARGGPARREGRGGRPRGAAAGAALAVVVLSLALGLSGCWLLAWHRARRAVTLHSAPPALPPDSSSPAVAPDLFWGTYRPHVYFGMKTRSPQPLLTGLMWAQQGTTPGTPKLRHTCEQGDGVGPYGWEFHDGLSFGRQHIQDGALRLTTEFVKRPGGQHGGNWSWRVTVEPQASGTSALPLVSLFFYVVTDGKEVLVPEVGAKGQLKFISGHTSELGDFRFTLMPPTSPGDTAPKYGSYNVFWSSNPGLPLLTEMVKSRLNNWFQHRPPGASPERYLGLPGSLKWEDRGPSGQGQGQGQFLIQQVTLKVPFSVELVFESGSAQAGGSQALEQLAGSLLTQALESHAEAFRERFEKTFRLKEKGLSPEEQALGQVALSGLLGGIGYFYGQGLVLPDMEVEGSKQKVDPVLFPPVPLFTAVPSRSFFPRGFLWDEGFHQLVIQRWDPRLTREAIGHWLGLLNADGWIGREQVLGDEARARVPSEFLVQRTAHANPPTLLLPIAHMLEGGDPADYAFLHRAFPRLRAWFSWLHQSQAGPVPLSYRWRGRDPALPTLLNPKTLPSGLDDYPRASHPSSTERHLDLRCWVALGARVLMRLAERLGEAEAAAELGPLAASLEAEESLDELHWAPELGVFADFGNHTKAVQLKPRPPQGLVRVVGRPNPRLQYVDALGYVSLFPFLLRLLDPNSSRLGPLLDVVADSRQLWSPFGLRSLAATSPFYSQRNSEHDPPYWRGAVWLNVNYLALGALHYYGHLKGPYQARAAKLHRELRTNLVSNVRRQYQATGFLWEQYSDQDGRGMGCRPFQGWTSLVLLAMAEDY, encoded by the exons ATGGCTCGGGGCGAGCGGCGGCGCCGCGGAGCGCCGGCAGACGGAGCGCGGACCGCTGAGAGGGCGGCTCGGGGCGGCCCCGCGCGACGGGAAGGCCGGGGCGGCAGGCCCCGGGGCGCGGCTGCGGGAGCCGCTCTGGCCGTCGTGGTCCTGTCTCTGGCCCTGGGCCTGTCGGGATGCTGGCTGCTGGCATGGCACCGTGCGCGGCGGGCTGTCACGCTGCACTCCGCGCCCCCGGCGTTGCCTCCCGACTCTTCCAGCCCCGCCGTGGCCCCGGACCTCTTCTGGGGCACCTACCGTCCTCACGTTTACTTCGGCATGAAGACCCGCAGTCCGCAGCCCCTCCTCACCG GACTGATGTGGGCGCAGCAAGGCACCACCCCGGGGACCCCTAAGCTCAGGCACACGTGTGAGCAGGGGGACGGCGTGGGTCCCTATGGCTGGGAGTTCCACGACGGTCTCTCCTTCGGGCGGCAACACATCCAGGATGGGGCCTTAAGGCTCACCACTGAGTTCGTCAAGAGGCCTGGGGGTCAACACGGAGGGAACTGGAGCTGGAGAGTGACTGTAGAGCCTCAG GCCTCAGGTACCTCTGCTCTCCCTTTGGTGTCCTTGTTCTTCTATGTGGTAACAGATGGCAAAGAAGTCCTAGTGCCAGAGGTTGGAGCTAAGGGGCAGTTGAAGTTCATCAGTGGACACACCAGTGAACTTGGTGACTTCCGCTTTACACTTATGCCACCAACCAGTCCAGGAGATACAGCCCCCAAGTATGGCAG CTACAATGTCTTCTGGTCCTCCAACCCAGGACTTCCCTTGCTGACAGAGATGGTGAAGAGCCGCCTAAATAACTGGTTTCAGCATCGGCCCCCAGGGGCTTCCCCTGAACGCTACCTCGGCTTGCCAGGATCTCTGAAGTGGGAGGACAGAGGCCCAAGTGGGCAAGGACAGGGACAAGGGCAATTTTTGATACAACAGGTGACACTGAAAGTCCCCTTTTCTGTGGAGTTGGTGTTTGAATCAGGCAGTGCCCAGGCAGGAGGAAGCCAAGCCCTAGAGCAGCTGGCAGGCAGCCTGCTGACCCAGGCCCTGGAAAGCCATGCTGAAGCCTTTAGAGAGCGCTTTGAGAAGACCTTCCGGCTGAAGGAGAAGGGCCTGAGCCCTGAGGAGCAGGCTTTGGGTCAGGTTGCCCTCAGTGGTCTTCTTGGTGGTATTGGCTACTTCTATGGACAGGGTCTGGTGTTGCCAGACATGGAGGTTGAGGGGTCTAAGCAGAAGGTGGACCCAGTCCTCTTTCCACCTGTTCCTCTTTTCACAGCAGTGCCCTCCCGGTCATTCTTCCCGCGAGGTTTCCTGTGGGACGAGGGCTTTCACCAGCTGGTGATCCAACGGTGGGATCCCCGGCTCACCCGGGAGGCCATAGGCCACTGGCTGGGGCTGCTAAATGCTGACGGCTGGATTGGGCGGGAGCAGGTGCTGGGGGATGAGGCCAGAGCCCGGGTGCCCTCAGAGTTCCTGGTGCAACGGACAGCCCACGCCAACCCCCCAACTCTGCTTTTGCCTATAGCCCACATGCTAGAGGGTGGTGACCCTGCCGACTACGCCTTCCTCCACAGGGCCTTCCCCCGCCTGCGTGCCTGGTTCTCCTGGCTTCATCAGAGCCAGGCAGGGCCAGTGCCACTGTCTTACCGCTGGCGGGGCCGGGACCCAGCCTTGCCAACCCTACTGAACCCCAAGACGCTGCCTTCAGGGTTGGATGACTATCCCCGGGCTTCACACCCTTCATCCACTGAGCGGCACCTGGACCTGCGGTGCTGGGTGGCACTGGGTGCCCGTGTGCTGATGCGGCTAGCGGAGCGGCTGGGAGAGGCTGAGGCAGCTGCAGAGCTGGGCCCACTGGCTGCCTCCCTGGAAGCAGAGGAGAGCCTGGATGAGCTGCATTGGGCCCCAGAGCTAGGAGTTTTTGCAGACTTTGGGAATCACACAAAAGCAGTGCAGCTGAAGCCTAGACCCCCTCAGGGCCTGGTGCGAGTGGTGGGCCGGCCCAACCCTCGCTTACAGTATGTGGATGCCTTGGGCTATGTCAGTCTTTTCCCCTTCCTGCTGAGGCTACTGGACCCCAACTCATCCCGCCTTGGACCCCTGCTGGATGTTGTAGCTGATAGCCGCCAGCTCTGGAGCCCCTTTGGTTTGCGCTCCCTTGCAGCAACCAGCCCCTTTTACAGCCAGCGCAATTCAGAGCATGATCCTCCCTACTGGCGAGGTGCTGTGTGGCTCAATGTCAACTACCTGGCATTGGGGGCTCTTCACTACTATGGGCATCTGAAGGGTCCCTACCAGGCCCGTGCTGCCAAGCTCCACAGAGAGCTCCGTACCAATCTGGTGAGCAATGTGAGGCGGCAGTACCAGGCCACGGGCTTCCTGTGGGAGCAATACAGTGACCAGGATGGGCGAGGCATGGGCTGCCGCCCTTTCCAGGGCTGGACCAGCCTTGTCCTACTGGCCATGGCTGAAGACTATTGA
- the WBP1 gene encoding WW domain-binding protein 1: MARASGGNGSEEDWGALRVPQQQLRELCPGVNNQPYLCESGHCCGETGCCTYYYELWWFWLLWTVLILFSCCCAFRHRRAKLRLQQQQRQREINLLAYHGACHGAGPVPPGSLLDLRLLSTFKPPAYEDVVHRPGTPPPPYTAASGCPSTASSECTCCSSASSCPAHQEGTNVEDVSSHQSDPPHQEGEPGAGVSPAPTPPFCRYRRLTGDSGIELCPCPDSSEGEPVKEARASATPPDVEDQSPVHGP, from the exons GAGGACTGGGGGGCACTTCGGGTGCCGCAACAGCAG CTTCGAGAGCTGTGCCCAGGAGTGAACAACCAGCCTTACCTCTGTGAGAGTGGTCACTGCTGCGGGGAGACTGGCTGCTGCACCTACTACTATGAGCTCTGGT GGTTCTGGCTGCTCTGGACTGTCCTCATTCTCTTTAGCTGCTGTTGTGCCTTCCGCCATCGACGAGCTAAACTCCGGCTGCAGCAACAGCAGCGGCAGCGTGAGATCAACTTGTTGGCCTACCACGGGGCATGCCATGGGGCTGGCCCTGTCCCTCCCGGTTCACTGCTTGATCTTC GCCTCCTCAGCACCTTCAAACCCCCAGCCTATGAGGATGTGGTTCACCGCCCAGGCACACCGCCACCTCCTTACACTGCAGCCTCAGGCTGCCCCTCGACTGCTTCCAGTGAATGCACCTGCTGCTCCTCTGCTTCTAGCTGCCCTGCCCACCAAGAGGGAACAAATGTGGAAGATGTTTCCTCCCACCAGAGTGACCCTCCTCATCAGGAGGGtgagcctggggcaggggtgagcCCTGCCCCCACACCACCCTTCTGCCGCTATCGCCGCTTGACTGGGGACTCAGGTATTGAGCTCTGCCCTTGTCCTGACTCCAGTGAGGGGGAGCCAGTCAAGGAGGCTAGGGCTAGTGCCACCCCACCAGATGTGGAGGACCAGTCCCCTGTGCACGGCCCCTAG